From the genome of Prosthecobacter fusiformis:
TCTTTATTATGAATGGTGGATTCGTGACGCGGGCGCATTGGACGATGTCGCCTTGGAAGTATTGGCGAATGGAACCTTGAAGCAATACGACTCCAGCGGGAATACTCTGTGGCAGGAATATCTGCCCAAAGACCGGCTGGAAAATACTTCGCTCACGATTGACGAGAAGCACCACGGGCTGAACTCGATTGTCTTTGAAGGGCGTCCTGATGTGGTACTTGCTGACAAGCTCGTGCTCATGCGCTACCGGCACAAGAATGAGGCCAGTTGGACGTTGGTGCCGTTTGAGGTCGCTAATCGTGTCACGGCCTGGAAACCGGGAACTCCTGCACCATTCCAGTGGGCCGGTGCAGCTAATTCCCCTCAGCTTCAGGCTGATGGTAGCAAGCGCTATATCCCACAGTTGGTGATGGGCTGGGTGAAGCGCATCCTGGACCGCATCAATCCTTACGAGGCCCGTTACACGGACTTCTTCAGCAACGAGAGCCCGGCCACTTACAGCAGCCAGATCCAGATCGCGGGAGCTCCTTATGTCGGCAATGTGGCACTTAACCCTGACAAAAATGTCATTGAAAACACCGGGTTAATTGAACTCTACATGACCGTATTAAATCGAGCCAAATCACTTTCCATCGACAATTCGACCAACGGTGTGGCCAGTGACGGCGTCAAACAGGCCCTTCTGCTGGCTGCTACCCGGCTTTCGGTGCTTTATGAGCTTCTGGCCAGCGAGGCTTACAGTGATGCACAGGATTCGACCATCAATGCAGGAGAAGATGGCTCGATGTTGAGCGTCGCCTCCCATACCCATGCTTTCCAAAACATGGAGGCAGATCTGATGCACGAGGAACTCGCACTGCTGCGAGGCTCTGATTTCCTCAAAAGTTATCCAGTCTATAACCGACTCTTCTGGAACTATGCCAAAGGCCTCGGGGAGGCGGCTTACAATGTTAACTATAACATTTACGACGCGAACTCCGACGGCTTCATCAATGAAAATGACGCGCGCAAACTTTATCCCCAGGGGCATGGGGATGCCTGGGGGCATTACCTCTCCTCTATCGGCATGCACTATACCTTGCTGCAACATCCTGGCTTCAGTTGGAAATCACGCTCGGAGCTTTATTCGCTCATGCAAAACGTCCTTGAGGTCGATTACCTGGATGAGAAGACGTTCGCCCGACTGGCAGCAGGCAAGGCACGCGCAGGACGTGACATTGTCCGGAACACCTACCGGATGAATTACACCCAGAACCCCGATGGCCAGTGGCAGGGCTACACCGATGGTGCGGATCCCGCTCGTGCATGGGGAGTCTCGGAATGGGCGCATCGTGCTGGTCAGGCGGCTTGGTTCGATTGTGCTGTGGCCAATGCCCTGCTCCCTGAGGATTCAGCAGGCAATAACCCGGAAAATCTGGACCGTATTGAGCGTTCGGCCGCCGTTGATGAAATCGGAGAAATCGCGGGTGGTCTTCACGAAATTCAACTCGCCATGGATGAAGCCAATGGCGGTGTCAATCCGCTCGGATTCGACTCTGATGCTTTGACTTTCGACATCGATTTAGGGTCCTATGATCCCGCTGCGGGAGGGGATTCACACTTTGAGCAGGTAGTTTCTCGAGCACAGGATGCCAGTGGCAACGCGCTCGCAGCTCTGGAATTTGCAACACAAGCGAGTAACAAGCTGCGCGCACTCGGGGACGACACAGATTCGTTGATTCAGGAGGCCATGAGCCAGGATCTAGACTTCCGGAATCGCCTCATTGAAATCTTCGGTCGGCCTTATGAAGGCACGATGGGTTTCGGAGAGCCTTACCCTGAAGGTTATGAAGGGCCGGATACTCTCCTCTTTGCTTATCTGGACAAAATCAAGATCGACAAAATCGTTCCACCGATGGCAGGCTCGGATAGCAAGACCATCACCTATCAGATGCTGGTAAGTAAGGCGACTGGATCAGAAGTTATGAATAACTCTGAAATGGTGCGGCTTTATAACAAAATGAATAATAATGGGAAAGAGTTGGCCTTTAGAACCATCCTAAATAGCACTGATAAGTACCGGTTTGGAACGGAAATGAAGGATCTGAGCCTTCCGTATAAGACTGCTTCCAGATATGGCTTTGAAGCATTGGAAGGTTGGGGCCAGCGCACAAGTTATGGTATCTTGCAAACCGCTTTGCATGACATGCTCACTGATGAAATTGAGCTGGATTCTGCCATGGCAGACTACGTTGCCTACCTGAAGGACTTTGAGGAAAAGATTCATCGTCTCCAAAGCGAGCTTGAGATCAATGCACAAAAGGAAGGCAATAAAGATGTCATTGTCGGCATCAGAGCGGGCTTCACTTCAGCCATCGCTGCAATTGATGTCGGTCTTGCCATCGCCAATATTGTTAAGAAGCCTGTCCTTATTACAGCAGAAGCGCTTGAGGCGGCGCTGCCTACGTCGATCGGGTTTTCAAACGACGTTACTTCAGCAGCGCGTGGTGCAGCCGCCGCAGCATCTCATGCTGCCGTTGAGGCCTACGATGCGGTTGATCAGGCTGCTACCATCGCCAAGACAGTTTTAGAACTCGTTCGCGATGAAGTCATTGCCAGGAAAGAACGTGATAATGAACAACTGGATTCCTTGCGTGAACTGGAAGGTATGGTCGAGGATCTACAGGGCCATCTGGGTGGCGAGCGCTCGCTACGCAATGCGATAGGATTGGCTCTTCAGAACCTGGAAGTACACCGCCAGGGCTATATCACCGCACAGGCAGCTGGGTTCCGACTTCTTCGTGAGCGCGAGGCCTTCAACAAGATCCTCGCCGTCAAAGTGCAGAAAAACCGCTACCAGGATATGGTCTTCCGCATGTCACGCACCCAGGCGATCAGCAAATATCAAACGGCCTTCAACAATGCCGCGCGGTACACTTGGTTGGCAGCCCGTGCTTATGACTACGAAACTAGCCTGGATCAAGGCCACCCTGCCGCACCAGGGACGCTTCTAGACAAGATCGTGAAGGAGCGCCAGCTCGGACTTTGGGATGAAGAGGGCGAACCTGCTATCGGTAACGGTGGCTTGGCCGAAATCCTGTCTCAGCTCAAAAGCAATTTCAGTGTGCTGAAAGGCCAGTTGGGAATCAATAACCCCCAGTCTGGAGCTGAGAAAATTTCTCTGCGCAGTGAACTGTTCCGAATCATGGGCTACGACCAGGAAGTGTATGATGCTTTTGATACTCCTGCCGATCAGCGCACCGAAGCTCAAATTGCTTTAGTCAATGACAATCCAGATGCACCTGCCAGCCGGGCCCGGTGGCAGGATACCATCAAGGCACGGATCGTCCCAGACCTGAATCAGATGCCAGAGTTTGTGCGCCATTGCCGACCTGTTGCCTCAGGAGTCCAACCTGGTATCGTCATCCGCTTTCCGACCAGTATTGAGCCTGGGCGTAATTTCTTTGGCTTGCAACTGGCAGCAGGAGATCACAATTATAGTACCGCCAACTTTGCTACCAAGATTCATACCTTTGGTGTGCAGTTGGAGCACTACGCCACCGCGGGATTAGCTACTTCACCCCGTGCTTATCTAGTACCCGTGGGCAACGATTACCTGCGGACATCCACTTCGGCACTGCCCATCACCCGTTCCTGGAGCATTGTGGAACAGCGTATTCCGACGCCTTTCACCATCAATTTGGCCAACCTGTCCTCTCCGAATTACATTCCATCACTCACTGGTGTCGATGGCGTATTCGGGGAACTGCGTCGGCATGGTGATTTCCGTATGTATCACGATGAAGGGGATCCTGAAGCTGGTGATGATGACACTATCACGGCAAGCTCCCGTCTCTTTGGCCGTTCCGCCTGGAACTCGGAGTGGATGTTGATCATCCCCGGGGTCAATCTTCACTATGATCCTAGCACGGGCCTGCAGAAGTTCGCAGATACCGTTTCCGACATTAAGCTCTATTTCCAGACTTACTCACATTCTGGGCAGTAGATGAACCCGCTGCCAAACTTTCTCCGTCAACGCCATCCGATGAGAACCACATTTGCATTTATCTCCGCCGCTGTTCTCGGCGTTCTTTTTGCCACACCCCCTACATCAACACAGGCACAAGGTTTCACCGAATCCGACGCCGTGTTCTTTGGGGAGGTTCGCAAGGCCTCTGGGGGGCAGACATTCCTCCTCCAATCAGGAGAACTGAAGATTACCTTCGTCAATCAGACGAATTCTGCCAACCGCGTGACGTTGACGACAAGTTTGACTCCGACGGGGAATGGGGATTACAAACCCTATTCATACGCATTGAAGGTGCCGCTAGCCTACCTGCCAGAGGCTGGCCGAATGCAGGAATTTTTGTCGATCAACACACTGGCCACGAAGTTCAAGGTTGAGCAGATCACCATTGACGGCATGCCTGCCACACTACCGGATGGCAGCTCGGATTTCTACGTGCTCAATTTTGCGAGCCGCGCCAGCCAATACCGTCTTGATCTGCTTGTTGCTGGAGAGAGCAACAGCACGGCCGAAGATGGAATTCCTGATTGGTGGAAAACACTTTATGGACTGGCTCTCAATGCTAACATTGCCAATGACGATCCAGACGGCGACGGGTGGTCAAACCTTCAGGAGTTCCTCCGCGGTGGCAATCCCAATAAGAGCAACCGCGTCCCGCAGATGGTTACTAGCGAATTCCTTGTGCCAGAGCTGGGCGAAGCTGGCGTTTACATGCAGTTTTTAGATTCAGATACACCAGATGCCCAAATCCAGATCTCGGTGTCCACTCTTGAAAACAGTGGCTTTGAACTCAAGCTGGACGGTGTCCCTCTGGATTCCGAAGGTCCCCAGAATCTCACGTTTGAAGACCTGAAGTCTGGCCGAGTAACAGTCGCTCATGTCAATCGCGCTGAGCGTGAGACCGCAGTTTTTATCCAGTGGAACGACGGTGGGGACATACTCACGGGACAGGTCGCTGTGCGCGCCATGATTCCAAGCACAGAAGATGGTGGCGAGTCCTCTTTGTGGCTGGACGGATACGATCTCCCGGCGGCAGGTTCAAAAATCACGAGTTGGCAGGACCGCTCTGGGCGTGGTCGATCTGCGATGCAGCCTACGCCAGAATTTCAGCCGGTAGTGACGGAACATGCTGCGGATTTTACCACCTCTAAATCAGCACATCTCTTCTTCCAGGACTCAAGCCTGCCTGCGGGTGATCACACGGTTCTGGCTGCCTACCAAGCTGCTGATTCTTCAGATACTGCGCAGACCGTTCTCTCGACCAATCGCGGATTCTTGCAGGTCGCCGCCACATCCCAGGCCATTTCATACCCTGGAGCTCCTGTTTACCAGATGGATGCCACCGCTGTCCGTGGCTATGAAAGCACCTCGGGAGAGATCACCACTTCGATCTTCCGGCGCCAGGCCAATGTGATGCAAAATATCTTTGGCCTCTCCTATGATGGTGAAGGCTCAGGCACCACCTCCATCGAACCTGTTTTGCCAACACTTGGGGCGAGGCGCTCTGCAGTTCCTGCGGATGTGAATCCTGTGGATCAAGCGTTGTATGGCCGGATTCAGGAAGTGCTTGTGTTTCCGACTGCCTTGCCTGAGCAAAAGCTGCGCGGAGTGAATGATTACCTCCAGTCCAAGTGGCGTGGTGCGGTGATCTGGAATTTCAGCACCGAAATGAAAAACGTGACCCTCACAACAGGGCAGGGGAGCAATCAGCGCATCGTTCGCGGTGGTTTCGGCATTGACCAACTCTCCGGCGGTCCTGGCGACGATATCCTCTCAGGTGGTGGCGGTGACGACACGCTGACTGGAGGCCTTGGCAAGGACACTTTCATTTTTGGTGCCATCGACCTGGGACGCGACACCATTTCCGACTTCGATCCTGCTATAGATACCATTGATGTCTCGGCGCTGTTCTGGGGACTGAGCGGGGACGCTCGCCAGTTCATCTCCGTCCGTCAGGAAAGCAATACGATCAATGGCGTGCCATCGCTGGACACAGTTCTCATCGTCCAGCGCCCAGATAGCAGCAAACTGGAGATCGTTTTGCGCCAGAAAGTCATCACGGCCACTCAGTTGATCCCGATGATTGCTGAAGGGCATATCCGTATGGGTGGGCTGAGCATCCCCACAGGTGTGCAACTCGCACTTGCCCCAGGTTCCTCGACCACCCCCCTGGACAAATCCGTGAATGGGACTTTTAAAATCAATGTGACCCGGAGTGGTGTGGGGGTTCCCGCCGCGCTTGACGTGCCTGTGGGCTTTTTCCAGGATGGAGCAGGTGGGCGTTTTGTTGTGGAAGGTGCGACCTCATCTGAAGGTTTAAGGTCTGTTGTAAGCTTTGCACGCGGGGAAACCAGCAAGACGCTCACGGTCCGCCCCTTGCCGGATCTTGATGCGCAGGGACTGTCAACCCTTCAGGTGGCAGTGCTGCCTAACTACAAGTATTCAGTGAATGGAGCTGCCGTGACCCAGGCCATTAACGACAATGCAAAAGTGTGGCTGGAAATCATTCAGCCAAATGCACTGGCCACGCCAGCTCAGCCCGCCCGGGTGCTTGTCCATCGCAACGGCAGCGTGGCTAAAAGTTTGATTGTTGACCTACAGGTGGCAGGCACTGCCGTAAACGGCGTGACCATGACGAAGTTGCCCGCCAGCGTCACTATTCCAGTAGGCAAGACATCTTTTGAACTTCAGGTTTTAGCCCGTGCCGCAGGATTGACTGCAGGTCCTAAGGTTGCGCTCATCAAACTTGCATCTCGGGACCGGTATCTTCTGGGCAACCCCCATGAAGGACTTGTTTATATCGGTAACACCGCACAAGAGACCAACGGTGCTGGCTTTGACCGGTGGTTAGGCTCCGTGAATGGCGGCTCCATGCAAAGCCACCAACTGCTCTCACTTACACCCGCTGCCATGCAAGAGTACGTTCTTGCTTATTCCTTGGGCCTCAACTCGGTTGAGCAACTTAAAAAACATCGAATGCGCTTTGATTTTATCAATTCACGGCCGGAGTTTTCAAACCTTGGTCCGCTGAAAGCCGCCGACCTTCGCTGGACGGTGCAAGCATCGACCGATAAAGTTCAGTGGAGCGACGCCAGCACGACCTTTGCTCAATTGCAGGATACCGGAGGCGTCCGGTTAGTGGGGCCGCCGAAGGGGCTTAGCGAGAAGAGGAAATACTATCGCCTCAGTATGACCATTGATCCTGGTGTGTCGGTAGATACCAGCATGGCGCATATTGCGGATGCAAACCGCTATGGGATGAGTGGTAATGCTTCTTGGGTCACTGATCCGCTGACAGGCGAACTGGTAAGTTCCGGAAGTAAAGCTGGGGAAACCAGCCTTCTTTTGGCTGAAGTTGAGGGCCCTAAAACGATTGATTTCGAAATGGCAGTTTCGGGAGCGGGCAGCAACGATTCCTTGGTGTTCTATATTGATGGTGTTGTGCAATCTCAGACGAGGGGTGCCGTGATCAGAGTCCAACGAAGCTTCACGACCCCTGGCACCCATCTCCTCATGTGGGAATTTAAGCGTGGCACGGGCAATGCATTGATTCGTAATTTTGCTCAGTAGTGCTGCTTTACCTTAGCAGCCACCTGGATCAAGAGTTTCATGTCATCGCGTTCTCCATTTTTGTTTGGCGGTCTCCTAGACAAGCATGCTGTCTTCATCCTGATGTTGCTCATCGGGATGTCCTCCTGCTCTCCTCAAAAGACGGAGGTGACTGGTGGATCACCTGATCTGGCAGATCCAGCCATCATCCAGGTCGGGTCCATTAGAGTCTCCGAATCAGACCTCGCACAGTATCTCAAAGAACAAGAAGCTGGTCGCACAGATGAGGAGACTAAAAAAAGGGGGATCAAGGAACTTGCCAGCCGCGCTCAACTTGTGCAGGCAGCTCTTGATGCGAATCTGGATCGCGACCCCATTGTTCGGGCAGAGTTCGCGAGAATTCTGGCCAATCGGTTGAAGGAGCAGCAGCTCTTCCCCAAGCTCAAAAGCATCGCCGCACCTCTTCCGGAGACACGTTTGCGCGAATTGTATAAGGCCGATGAATCTCGGTTTCGATCCAATGAAAAGCGCCAAGCAGCCGTTCTTTGGCTCAATCCCGGCAAGGACGAGAACAGAGTAAAACAATACGAGCAAAAACTGGTTGCCGCACGGGACTGGTATTTCAAGAGCAGTGATCTCGCTCAACACCCTGAGCAGGGGTTTTCGATGCTCGGCGTGGATCATTCAGAACATCAATCCAGCCGATACAATGGCGGCGTGTTAGGATGGCTTGAGCGCGAAGGCGGCATGGATGATTGGACGAAAGCAGTGGCAGATATCGTATTCTCATTGGACAAACCTGGAGACGTCAGTGAGGTGATTGTGCGTAATGAAGGCGTGTTTCTAGTGCGCTACATGGCCCTAAATCCGGCATTCCTTCGGCCTTTTGAATCGGTGTCTGAAGAGCTTGAAAAGGCTGAAATCAACCGGATGAGACAGCAAGCCACAAAGGATTTTATGGACTCTTTAGCAAAGGAGTATCCAGTCCAAAATTTGCTCCCACCCTCCGCTGGCAAATAAACCGGCTTTAGCACCTGCGTAGCTTTGGAGAATCAGCGGCTGATGGAATGAAGAGATCACCTAACTCCATTGATTTCTATCCAACTTGCGGTAGTTGGCTGCCACCAGCATTTTGTCACCGTCGATTTGTCCAAGCCATTCGTAAGTCTTGTCGCATCAACTTGAAGGTGCGTGTGCGATCAGACTAGAGGGCCTCAAGGTTGATGAGCTGATAAAACCGGTTTGAGCGATGTTCCGTCTCGGGGATGTGAAATGTTGCAAATCGCTATGGCGGGCTTCTTTTTTCAACCAGCTTAAAGGCTTGCATTCCAGGGTTCTTCGGTCTTTCAGTAACGAGCCTGAGCTGTTTCTCCGGTGACTATGGATTTACCGCTTCCCAATTCAAATAAGAACATGCCAGAGACCGTTGGAAAGCCAAAGGAAGCTTTTAGAACGACTCGTTGGAGCATGGTGCTCAGGGCTTCCGATTTGGGGAATGAAGCGGCGATGCAAGACATGGAGCATTTGTGTCGCGCCTGTTGGTATCCGATCTACGCTTTTGTACGGCGGCAGAATTACTCCCCCGAAGATGCCCAAGATTTGGCTCAGGGATTCTTCGCTCACGTTCTGGAAAACAATGTCCTGTCTCATGCTGATCCTGAAAGAGGGCGTTTTCGTTCCTTCTTGCTCGGTGCATTAAGGCATTTCGTGAGCAATGAAGCGCGTAAACAGAGAACCGAAAAGAGAGGAGGGAAGATCACTTTTGTGCCTTTGGAAATGGACGGAGGTGAGGAACGCTTCGAGCGTGAATTCGCTCATCCCGATTGTCCCGAAAAACTTTTTCAGCGGAACTGGGCCGAGAATCTCCTGCATCGCGCCGTGAAAGCCTTGGAAGAGGATTATGCGAGCTGTGGCAAGGCGAAGCTCTTCAATGCATTGCAGCCTTACCTCGCAAGCAGTGCCAATCCCAATTCTTATGAAGAATTGGCCAGAGAACTTGGCATGAGTACCGGCACTGTAGCTGTGTCTGTCTTCCGCATGAGGAAACGTTATGGTGAACTCCTCCGCTCGGAGATCGCGCAGACCGTTGAAGATCCCACGGACATTGAGCAAGAGATTCGTCTTCTGCTAGAGGCCGTGGCTTCTTGAACTCAGTCAAAACGGGCCGGTCACGGGGCTTTGTCAGTGCTGCTGTTCGTGAAACTCCTTCACCCAACGCAGCACCTCGGCCATCGGTTCAATCAGGTCTGCGGGCACAAAGCGGTCCATGTCCACCTTCTCATACAAGGCGCGGGCTAACGGGATGTGTTGCATGATGGGGATGCCCTCTTGCTTCGCCACCTCGACCATCCGCCGCGCGACATAGTCCTCGCCTT
Proteins encoded in this window:
- a CDS encoding RNA polymerase sigma factor, with amino-acid sequence MPETVGKPKEAFRTTRWSMVLRASDLGNEAAMQDMEHLCRACWYPIYAFVRRQNYSPEDAQDLAQGFFAHVLENNVLSHADPERGRFRSFLLGALRHFVSNEARKQRTEKRGGKITFVPLEMDGGEERFEREFAHPDCPEKLFQRNWAENLLHRAVKALEEDYASCGKAKLFNALQPYLASSANPNSYEELARELGMSTGTVAVSVFRMRKRYGELLRSEIAQTVEDPTDIEQEIRLLLEAVAS
- a CDS encoding peptidylprolyl isomerase, translating into MSSRSPFLFGGLLDKHAVFILMLLIGMSSCSPQKTEVTGGSPDLADPAIIQVGSIRVSESDLAQYLKEQEAGRTDEETKKRGIKELASRAQLVQAALDANLDRDPIVRAEFARILANRLKEQQLFPKLKSIAAPLPETRLRELYKADESRFRSNEKRQAAVLWLNPGKDENRVKQYEQKLVAARDWYFKSSDLAQHPEQGFSMLGVDHSEHQSSRYNGGVLGWLEREGGMDDWTKAVADIVFSLDKPGDVSEVIVRNEGVFLVRYMALNPAFLRPFESVSEELEKAEINRMRQQATKDFMDSLAKEYPVQNLLPPSAGK